One Mycolicibacterium pulveris genomic region harbors:
- a CDS encoding helix-turn-helix domain-containing protein: MTVTSEIRDDSRETASEAPQRPVFDDRPVEFWPTAAIRAALETDDLAVWQRIVAAIKRDPFGRTARQVEEVLETARPYGLSKALTEVLSRTREHMEANERAEVARHIRALLEKSGLGQQEFASRIGVPNADFNAYLRGEVSPTASLMVRMSKLAERFAKMRSARADGP, translated from the coding sequence GTGACCGTGACATCCGAGATCCGGGACGACAGCCGCGAGACCGCCTCCGAGGCCCCGCAGCGCCCGGTGTTCGACGATCGGCCGGTGGAGTTCTGGCCCACCGCCGCGATCCGCGCCGCGCTGGAGACCGACGACCTCGCCGTCTGGCAGCGCATCGTGGCGGCGATCAAGCGTGACCCGTTCGGCCGTACCGCACGGCAGGTCGAGGAGGTGCTGGAAACCGCTCGCCCGTACGGGCTTTCCAAGGCGCTCACCGAGGTGCTCAGCCGCACCCGCGAGCACATGGAGGCCAACGAGCGCGCAGAGGTGGCCCGCCACATCCGTGCGCTGCTGGAGAAGTCCGGGCTGGGCCAGCAGGAGTTCGCGTCGCGGATCGGTGTGCCCAACGCCGATTTCAACGCGTATCTGCGCGGCGAGGTCAGCCCCACGGCGTCGCTGATGGTGCGGATGAGCAAGCTCGCCGAGCGCTTCGCCAAGATGCGGTCAGCGCGGGCCGATGGACCTTGA
- a CDS encoding CoA-binding protein: protein MDLEEILRNTRTVAIVGASANPARASHEVWTYLKSASDYELYLVNPTITQVDGTPVYPSLADLPVVPDLVDVFRRREHLASVLDDAVAVGAKVLWLQLGLRDEQVARDGVAAGLQVVMDRCLKVEHARLLS, encoded by the coding sequence ATGGACCTTGAGGAGATCCTGCGGAACACCCGCACGGTGGCGATCGTCGGCGCCTCGGCCAACCCGGCGAGGGCAAGCCATGAGGTGTGGACTTACCTGAAGTCCGCCAGCGACTACGAGCTGTATCTGGTCAACCCGACGATCACACAGGTCGACGGCACCCCGGTCTACCCGTCGCTTGCCGACCTGCCGGTCGTGCCCGATCTCGTCGACGTGTTCCGCCGCCGCGAGCATCTGGCCTCGGTGCTCGACGACGCCGTCGCTGTGGGCGCCAAGGTGCTGTGGCTGCAACTGGGTCTGCGCGACGAGCAGGTGGCCCGCGACGGGGTGGCGGCCGGTCTGCAGGTGGTGATGGACCGTTGCCTGAAGGTCGAGCACGCCCGCCTGCTGTCCTGA
- a CDS encoding M13 family metallopeptidase, with product MTVEAIRSGIDLSYVDADARPQDDLFGHVNGRWLAEYEMPADRATDGAFRSLYDRAEEHVRDLITEAAASGAAPGTDEQRIGDLYASFMDEETIAARGVRPLLDELAAIDAADSPEALARVLGALQRTGVGGGTGLYVNTDAKDSTRYLVHLTQSGLGLPDESYYREEQHAEILAAYPEHIAAMFALVYGDGDHDDTAARIVALETKLAAAHWDVVKRRDADLAYNLRRFADLPAEAPGFEWAGWLTALGSTPEKTAEVVVRQPDYLTAFASAWSSAGLDDWKDWLRWRVIHARAFLLTDDLVAEDFAFYGRRLSGTEQIRDRWKRAVSVVEGLMGDAVGKLYVQRHFPPHAKERMDELVANIREAYRVSINSLDWMTPQTREKALAKLDKFTPKIGYPAKWRDYSALVITRDDLYGNYQHGYAVEYDRELAKLGGPVDRDEWFMTPQTVNAYYNPGMNEIVFPAAILQPPFFDADADDAANYGGIGAVIGHEIGHGFDDQGAKYDGDGNLVDWWTDQDRTEFGARTTKLIEQYDEYVPRQLEGHQGSPHVQGAFTVGENIGDLGGLSIALLAYRLSLKGEEAPVIDGLTGEQRVFFGWAQVWRTKSRDAEAIRRLAIDPHSPPEFRCNGVIRNMDAFYEAFDVTEDDELYLAPEHRVRIWN from the coding sequence GTGACCGTAGAAGCTATTCGATCGGGCATCGACCTGAGCTACGTCGACGCCGACGCCCGCCCGCAAGACGACCTGTTCGGCCATGTGAACGGCCGCTGGCTGGCCGAGTACGAGATGCCGGCCGACCGTGCGACCGACGGCGCGTTCCGCTCGCTTTACGACCGCGCGGAAGAACATGTCCGCGACCTGATCACCGAAGCGGCCGCATCTGGCGCCGCCCCGGGCACCGACGAGCAGCGTATCGGCGACCTCTACGCCAGCTTCATGGACGAGGAGACGATCGCCGCGCGTGGTGTCCGGCCGCTGCTCGACGAACTGGCCGCGATCGACGCCGCCGACAGCCCCGAGGCGCTGGCCCGGGTGCTCGGCGCGCTGCAGCGCACCGGCGTCGGTGGTGGCACGGGTCTCTACGTGAACACGGACGCCAAGGACTCCACCCGATACCTGGTGCACCTCACCCAGTCCGGGCTCGGCCTGCCCGACGAGTCCTACTACCGCGAGGAGCAGCACGCCGAGATCCTGGCCGCCTATCCCGAGCACATCGCCGCGATGTTCGCGCTGGTGTACGGCGACGGCGACCACGACGACACCGCCGCGCGGATCGTGGCGCTGGAGACCAAACTGGCCGCCGCGCACTGGGACGTCGTCAAGCGGCGTGACGCCGACCTGGCCTACAACCTGCGCCGGTTCGCCGACCTGCCCGCCGAGGCCCCCGGCTTCGAATGGGCCGGCTGGCTCACCGCGCTAGGCAGCACACCGGAGAAGACCGCCGAAGTCGTCGTGCGCCAGCCGGACTACCTCACCGCGTTCGCGTCAGCCTGGAGCAGCGCGGGCCTGGACGACTGGAAGGATTGGCTGCGCTGGCGGGTCATCCACGCCCGCGCGTTCCTGCTGACCGACGACCTCGTCGCCGAGGACTTCGCGTTCTACGGCCGCCGGCTCTCGGGCACCGAGCAGATCCGCGACCGGTGGAAGCGCGCCGTGTCGGTGGTGGAGGGCCTGATGGGCGACGCGGTCGGAAAGCTCTACGTGCAAAGGCATTTCCCACCGCACGCCAAGGAGCGGATGGACGAGCTGGTGGCCAACATCCGCGAGGCCTACCGGGTGAGCATCAACTCGCTGGACTGGATGACGCCGCAGACCCGCGAGAAGGCGCTGGCCAAACTCGACAAGTTCACCCCGAAGATCGGCTATCCGGCCAAGTGGCGCGACTATTCGGCGCTGGTGATCACCCGCGACGATCTGTACGGAAACTATCAGCACGGCTACGCCGTCGAGTACGACCGCGAGCTGGCCAAGCTGGGCGGGCCTGTCGACCGCGACGAGTGGTTCATGACCCCGCAGACCGTCAACGCCTACTACAACCCGGGCATGAACGAGATCGTGTTTCCCGCAGCGATTCTGCAGCCGCCGTTCTTCGACGCCGATGCCGACGACGCGGCGAACTACGGCGGCATCGGCGCCGTGATCGGCCACGAGATCGGGCACGGATTCGACGATCAGGGCGCCAAGTACGACGGCGACGGCAACCTGGTGGACTGGTGGACCGACCAGGACCGCACCGAGTTCGGCGCCCGCACCACGAAGCTGATCGAGCAGTACGACGAGTACGTGCCACGCCAGCTGGAAGGACACCAGGGCTCACCCCATGTCCAAGGCGCGTTCACTGTCGGCGAGAACATTGGCGACCTCGGCGGGCTCTCGATCGCGCTGCTGGCCTACCGGCTGTCGCTGAAGGGCGAGGAGGCGCCGGTGATCGACGGGCTGACCGGCGAGCAGCGCGTGTTCTTCGGCTGGGCGCAGGTGTGGCGGACGAAATCGCGTGACGCCGAAGCGATCCGGCGCCTCGCGATCGATCCGCACTCACCGCCGGAGTTCCGTTGCAACGGCGTGATCCGCAACATGGACGCGTTCTACGAGGCGTTCGACGTCACCGAGGACGACGAGCTGTACCTGGCGCCCGAACACCGGGTGCGGATCTGGAACTAA
- a CDS encoding L,D-transpeptidase, with product MPQPMLNRLLTAVFAAGLVGAMVLSSPSALAQPDVPPPPPPAPVDPAAAPVPPPPPPPADPAAFPPPPPGPASVPAAEVAPPAEPAPAPNPFLPANPLAAPQQIPEGTPAGQNPLPYTGQPVFAPPSFNPVNGSIVGAAKPIYINFQRPIANRKMAEDAIHISSNPPVPGRFYWTSDTQVRWRPQDFWPAGTVVHIDAGGTKSSFSVPEQLVATIDDKTKQMEIMRDGELVKTFPVSMGKKGYETRNGTYYVLEKFSEIVMDSSTYGVPTDDPEGYKLKVKDAVRIDNQGIFVHSAPWSVGAQGNSNVSHGCINLAPADAKWFFDNFGSGDPVVIKNTSGGWYNQPDGGSDWQMF from the coding sequence ATGCCGCAGCCGATGTTGAATCGACTGCTCACCGCCGTTTTCGCGGCCGGGTTGGTCGGCGCAATGGTGCTCAGCAGCCCATCCGCGCTGGCCCAGCCCGATGTCCCACCACCGCCGCCGCCCGCGCCGGTGGACCCGGCCGCCGCGCCTGTTCCGCCGCCCCCGCCGCCACCCGCGGACCCGGCGGCCTTCCCGCCCCCTCCGCCCGGGCCGGCTTCGGTGCCCGCGGCCGAAGTGGCGCCGCCGGCAGAGCCGGCGCCGGCGCCGAACCCGTTCCTTCCCGCGAATCCGCTGGCCGCCCCGCAACAGATTCCCGAGGGCACCCCCGCGGGCCAGAACCCGCTGCCCTATACCGGCCAGCCGGTGTTCGCGCCGCCGAGCTTCAACCCGGTCAACGGCTCCATCGTCGGGGCCGCCAAGCCGATCTACATCAACTTCCAGCGGCCCATCGCCAACCGCAAGATGGCCGAGGACGCGATCCACATCTCGTCCAATCCGCCGGTGCCGGGGCGGTTCTACTGGACCAGCGACACCCAGGTGCGCTGGCGTCCGCAGGACTTCTGGCCGGCAGGCACCGTCGTCCACATCGACGCGGGCGGCACCAAGTCGAGCTTCAGTGTGCCCGAGCAGCTGGTGGCCACCATCGACGACAAGACCAAGCAGATGGAGATCATGCGCGACGGCGAGTTGGTGAAGACCTTCCCGGTGTCGATGGGCAAGAAGGGTTACGAGACTCGCAACGGCACGTACTACGTGCTGGAGAAGTTCAGCGAGATCGTGATGGACTCCTCCACCTACGGGGTGCCCACCGACGATCCCGAGGGCTACAAGCTCAAGGTCAAGGACGCCGTCCGCATCGACAACCAGGGCATCTTCGTGCACAGCGCGCCGTGGTCGGTCGGCGCGCAGGGCAACAGCAACGTCAGCCACGGGTGCATCAACCTGGCGCCGGCGGATGCCAAGTGGTTCTTCGACAACTTCGGCAGCGGCGACCCGGTCGTCATCAAGAACACCAGCGGCGGGTGGTATAACCAGCCCGACGGCGGATCCGACTGGCAGATGTTCTAA
- the ricR gene encoding copper-sensing transcriptional repressor RicR: MADQTTQVAAHGYSAQKDNYAKRLRRIEGQIRGIAKMIDEDKYCIDVLTQISAVNSALQSVALALLDEHLGHCVAQAVAEGGQEADAKLAEASAAIARLVRS, encoded by the coding sequence ATGGCTGACCAGACCACCCAAGTCGCTGCGCACGGCTACTCGGCGCAGAAAGACAACTACGCCAAGCGGCTGCGCCGCATCGAGGGCCAGATCCGCGGCATCGCCAAGATGATCGACGAGGACAAGTACTGCATCGACGTGCTGACCCAGATCAGCGCCGTCAACAGCGCCCTTCAGTCCGTGGCGCTGGCCCTGCTTGACGAGCACCTCGGGCACTGCGTCGCCCAGGCCGTCGCCGAGGGCGGCCAGGAGGCCGACGCCAAGCTGGCCGAGGCATCGGCGGCGATTGCCCGGCTGGTGCGGTCCTGA
- a CDS encoding DUF305 domain-containing protein gives MTSFATRIVAAFVALATALLVSSCSQSESSEGHPDHQAPDTPAITGQPAGYNADDVAFATNMIPHHEQAVEMSALVPERSTNPEVIALAEQISAAQQPEINALRVFLVQWNENPDTATGDGHAHHGDMQGMVDEATMAKLSELTGEEFDTLWLESMISHHEGAVEMAKAEIANGENVDAKRMAQTIIDTQQAEIDQMQQMLRGPNG, from the coding sequence ATGACGTCTTTCGCCACCAGGATTGTCGCCGCTTTCGTCGCGCTCGCCACCGCGCTGCTCGTGTCCTCGTGTAGCCAGTCGGAGTCTTCCGAGGGGCACCCCGACCATCAGGCTCCCGACACCCCGGCCATCACGGGGCAGCCCGCGGGCTACAACGCCGACGACGTCGCGTTCGCCACCAACATGATTCCGCACCACGAACAGGCCGTCGAGATGTCGGCCTTGGTGCCCGAACGTTCGACCAACCCCGAAGTGATCGCGCTGGCCGAGCAGATCTCGGCCGCGCAGCAACCCGAGATCAACGCGCTGCGGGTCTTCTTGGTGCAGTGGAACGAAAACCCCGACACCGCCACCGGCGACGGTCACGCGCACCACGGTGACATGCAGGGGATGGTCGACGAGGCCACCATGGCCAAGCTGAGCGAGCTCACCGGCGAGGAGTTCGACACCCTGTGGCTGGAGTCGATGATCAGCCACCACGAAGGGGCGGTCGAGATGGCCAAGGCCGAGATTGCCAACGGCGAGAACGTCGACGCCAAGCGCATGGCCCAGACCATCATCGACACCCAGCAGGCCGAGATCGACCAGATGCAGCAGATGCTGAGGGGGCCAAATGGCTGA
- the ilvD gene encoding dihydroxy-acid dehydratase: MPTGSDHVTEATEPDIKPRSRDVTDGLEKAAARGMLRAVGMGDDDFAKPQIGVGSSWNEITPCNLSLDRLAKAVKDGVHAAGGYPLEFGTISVSDGISMGHEGMHFSLVSREVIADSVETVMQAERLDGSVLLAGCDKSLPGMLMAAARLDLASVFLYAGSILPGRAKLSDGTEREVTIIDAFEAVGACARGLMPREDVDAIERAICPGEGACGGMYTANTMASAAEALGMSLPGSAAPPATDRRRDGFARQSGQAVVEMLRRGITARDILTKEAFENAIAVVMAFGGSTNAVLHLLAIAHEANVKLSLDDFTRIGNKVPHLADVKPFGRHVMTDVDNIGGVPVVMKALLDAGLLHGDCLTVTGETMAQNLAHITPPDPDGKVLRALGDPIHPTGGITILHGSLAPEGAVVKSAGFDSDVFEGTARVFERERAALDALEDGTIQPGDVVVIRYEGPKGGPGMREMLAITGAIKGAGLGKDVLLMTDGRFSGGTTGLCVGHIAPEAVDGGPIAFLRDGDRVRLDVAKGTLDVLVDPAEFEARNAGFEPLPPRYTSGVLAKYTKLVGSAAVGAVCT, from the coding sequence ATGCCCACAGGTTCTGACCACGTCACCGAAGCCACCGAGCCCGATATCAAGCCCCGCAGTCGCGATGTCACCGACGGACTCGAGAAGGCGGCGGCCCGCGGCATGTTGCGGGCGGTGGGCATGGGCGACGACGACTTCGCCAAACCCCAGATCGGCGTCGGGTCGTCTTGGAACGAGATCACGCCATGCAACCTGTCGCTGGACCGGCTGGCCAAGGCCGTCAAGGACGGGGTGCACGCCGCGGGCGGCTATCCGCTCGAGTTCGGCACGATCTCGGTGTCCGACGGCATTTCGATGGGCCATGAAGGCATGCACTTTTCGCTGGTGTCCCGCGAGGTGATCGCCGACAGCGTCGAGACCGTCATGCAGGCCGAACGCCTCGACGGCTCGGTGCTGCTGGCCGGCTGCGACAAGTCGCTGCCCGGGATGCTGATGGCCGCCGCGCGGCTCGATCTGGCGTCGGTGTTCCTCTACGCCGGGTCGATCCTGCCGGGCCGCGCCAAGCTGTCGGACGGCACCGAGCGCGAGGTCACGATCATCGACGCGTTCGAGGCGGTTGGCGCGTGCGCGCGTGGCCTGATGCCCCGCGAGGACGTCGACGCGATCGAGCGCGCGATCTGTCCGGGCGAAGGCGCCTGCGGCGGGATGTACACCGCGAACACGATGGCCAGCGCCGCCGAGGCGCTGGGCATGTCGCTGCCGGGCAGCGCGGCGCCGCCGGCCACCGACCGTCGCCGCGACGGGTTCGCCAGGCAAAGCGGTCAGGCGGTCGTGGAGATGCTGCGCCGAGGCATCACCGCCCGCGACATCCTCACCAAGGAGGCGTTCGAGAACGCGATCGCGGTGGTGATGGCCTTCGGCGGGTCGACCAACGCGGTGTTGCACCTGCTGGCCATCGCCCATGAGGCCAACGTCAAGCTGTCACTGGACGACTTCACCCGCATCGGCAACAAGGTGCCGCACCTGGCCGACGTGAAACCGTTCGGCCGCCACGTGATGACCGACGTCGACAACATCGGCGGGGTCCCGGTGGTGATGAAGGCGCTGCTGGATGCCGGTCTGCTGCACGGCGATTGCCTGACGGTGACCGGTGAGACGATGGCGCAGAACCTCGCCCACATCACGCCGCCGGACCCGGACGGCAAAGTGCTTCGGGCGCTGGGTGATCCGATCCATCCCACCGGGGGCATCACGATCCTGCACGGCTCGCTGGCGCCGGAGGGCGCGGTGGTGAAGTCGGCGGGCTTCGACTCCGACGTGTTCGAGGGCACCGCCCGCGTGTTCGAGCGCGAACGCGCGGCGCTGGATGCGTTGGAGGACGGCACGATTCAGCCGGGGGATGTGGTGGTCATCCGCTACGAGGGTCCCAAGGGCGGACCGGGCATGCGTGAGATGCTCGCGATCACCGGCGCGATCAAGGGCGCCGGTCTCGGCAAGGACGTGCTGCTGATGACCGACGGCCGGTTCTCCGGCGGCACGACCGGATTGTGCGTCGGCCACATCGCCCCCGAGGCGGTCGACGGCGGACCCATCGCGTTCCTGCGGGACGGTGACCGCGTCCGGCTCGACGTCGCCAAGGGCACGCTCGACGTGCTCGTGGATCCTGCCGAATTCGAGGCGCGCAACGCAGGTTTCGAGCCGCTGCCGCCGCGCTACACCTCCGGCGTGCTGGCCAAGTACACCAAGCTGGTCGGTTCGGCCGCCGTCGGCGCCGTTTGCACTTAG
- a CDS encoding DUF2243 domain-containing protein, with the protein MANRTPGIWPGLLFGLGFGGFIDGIVLHEILQWHHMISHAESPDTLAGLQLNVVADGFFHVGTWLLVMTGSLLTLRSWRRGELAPNWSFHVGLLLAGWGIFNLVEGLINHHLLNVHHVRDDLGAPLSWDIGFLLSGVLLIGVGWLLHRRGVRHLAEPPVTSARP; encoded by the coding sequence ATGGCAAATCGCACACCGGGCATCTGGCCGGGTCTGTTGTTCGGACTGGGCTTCGGCGGCTTCATCGACGGGATCGTGCTGCACGAGATCCTGCAGTGGCATCACATGATCAGCCACGCCGAGTCACCGGACACCCTGGCCGGTCTGCAGCTCAACGTGGTGGCGGACGGCTTCTTCCATGTCGGCACCTGGCTGCTGGTGATGACCGGCTCGCTCCTGACCCTGCGGTCTTGGCGGCGCGGTGAGCTGGCGCCGAACTGGTCGTTCCACGTCGGGCTGCTTCTCGCGGGCTGGGGCATCTTCAATCTGGTCGAGGGCCTGATCAACCATCATCTGCTGAACGTGCACCACGTCCGCGACGACCTCGGGGCCCCGCTGTCCTGGGACATCGGGTTCCTGCTGTCCGGGGTCCTGCTGATCGGAGTCGGCTGGCTGTTGCACCGCCGCGGGGTGCGTCACCTCGCCGAGCCCCCGGTGACCTCGGCCCGCCCGTGA
- a CDS encoding nitroreductase has protein sequence MRGLSPAFPDAAVLEHALDLAARAPSVRNTQPWRWHVDRHGVQLFADWERSLGTSDADRRDVVLSCGAVLHHCAVAFSAAGWSSRIHRFPEDGLLATLALGQRTPGSGSLELAEAIGRRRADRRPYRGELPAGTLELLTLRAERFAVRVAAVPGIRWARLGEAEFALRYGGDAAGHAGDDAVMLVLATDSDGDAARLRADEALSDLTLAAAALGLASCPLTEPLRDTRNRLALACEVFDAEAHPQALIRVGMSAADDPLPPVDRRSVAETTTFDLN, from the coding sequence GTGAGGGGTTTGTCCCCGGCGTTCCCCGACGCCGCGGTGCTCGAGCACGCGCTGGACCTGGCCGCGCGTGCCCCGTCGGTCCGAAACACGCAGCCGTGGCGGTGGCACGTCGACCGCCACGGTGTCCAGCTGTTCGCCGACTGGGAGCGCAGTCTCGGCACCAGCGACGCCGACCGACGCGATGTGGTGCTCAGCTGCGGCGCCGTCCTGCACCACTGCGCGGTGGCGTTCTCCGCCGCGGGCTGGTCGAGCCGGATCCACCGTTTTCCCGAAGACGGATTGCTTGCCACCCTCGCGCTCGGACAGCGGACCCCGGGGAGCGGCAGCCTCGAGCTGGCCGAGGCAATCGGGCGCCGCCGCGCCGACCGGCGGCCTTACCGCGGTGAGTTGCCCGCCGGCACGCTCGAACTGCTGACGCTGCGAGCGGAGCGCTTCGCCGTGCGGGTGGCCGCAGTGCCCGGCATTCGGTGGGCCCGACTCGGCGAGGCCGAGTTCGCGCTGCGCTACGGTGGCGACGCTGCTGGGCATGCCGGTGACGACGCCGTGATGCTGGTGCTGGCCACCGATTCCGACGGCGACGCGGCGCGGCTGCGTGCCGACGAGGCGCTCAGCGATCTGACGCTGGCGGCGGCCGCTCTGGGGCTGGCCTCGTGTCCACTGACCGAACCCCTGCGCGACACGCGCAACCGCCTGGCGCTGGCCTGCGAGGTGTTCGACGCCGAGGCCCACCCGCAGGCGTTGATCCGGGTCGGTATGTCCGCCGCCGATGACCCACTGCCGCCGGTCGACCGACGATCCGTCGCGGAGACAACGACTTTCGACCTGAACTGA
- a CDS encoding SRPBCC family protein: MAITESREIVIEATPEEILAVLYDLETLPDWSSAHERVEILERDEQGRPKRSRQVVKIVGISDEQILDYKVHDDGVSWTLVSASQQKAQDGRYTLTPDGDRTRVRLELTVETTVPLPGFLVRKGAQGLMDTATKGLRKRVLAVRSR; this comes from the coding sequence ATGGCCATCACCGAGTCCCGCGAGATCGTCATCGAGGCGACGCCGGAGGAGATCCTCGCCGTGCTCTACGACCTCGAGACGCTGCCGGATTGGTCCTCGGCCCACGAGCGGGTCGAAATCCTCGAACGCGACGAGCAGGGCCGGCCGAAGCGATCGCGCCAGGTGGTCAAGATCGTCGGCATCAGCGACGAACAGATACTCGACTATAAGGTGCACGACGACGGCGTCAGCTGGACGCTGGTCAGTGCCTCGCAACAGAAGGCGCAGGACGGTCGCTACACCCTGACCCCGGACGGAGACCGCACCCGCGTGCGACTGGAGCTGACGGTCGAGACGACGGTTCCGCTGCCCGGATTCCTGGTCCGCAAGGGGGCGCAGGGGTTGATGGACACCGCGACCAAGGGTCTGCGCAAGAGGGTGCTCGCGGTGCGCAGCCGCTGA
- a CDS encoding SRPBCC family protein, giving the protein MWTVSRDIPAPADTVWQILVDLDAWPRWGPTVSGAALDGPGFELGATGRVWTPVGVPLPFTISDLDPGRMWGWRVAGVPATRHGVEPGDQRCRAWMSAPLWAPAYLPVLAEALRRIERLAVAAAGQDSAPSPPAGGRP; this is encoded by the coding sequence ATGTGGACGGTGAGCAGAGACATCCCGGCGCCCGCGGACACCGTGTGGCAGATCCTCGTCGACCTCGACGCCTGGCCGCGCTGGGGTCCGACGGTGTCCGGCGCCGCGCTGGACGGGCCGGGCTTCGAACTCGGGGCCACCGGGCGGGTGTGGACGCCGGTCGGGGTTCCGTTGCCGTTCACCATCAGCGATTTGGATCCGGGACGGATGTGGGGGTGGCGGGTGGCCGGAGTGCCGGCCACCCGGCACGGAGTCGAACCCGGCGATCAGCGCTGCCGGGCCTGGATGAGCGCGCCGCTGTGGGCGCCGGCCTATCTGCCGGTGCTGGCCGAGGCGCTGCGGCGGATCGAACGCCTCGCCGTCGCGGCGGCCGGTCAGGACAGCGCGCCGTCGCCGCCCGCGGGTGGACGCCCGTGA
- a CDS encoding O-methyltransferase gives MADPDPKALDELFTRVLHTEDAALTAARESTAAAGMPAIEVSAQHGKLLSLLATATRASRVLEIGTLAGYSTINLARGVGPAGRVVTLEYEPAHAEVARENLAHAGVADRVEIIVGAALDTLPTLAGRGERFDMVFIDADKENNVGYVEWAIKLANPGAIIVVDNIARFGRVLEPAPDDHQAKAVRDMLEMMGKHPRLETAAIQTVGTKGWDGFAIAIVT, from the coding sequence GTGGCGGATCCGGATCCGAAAGCCCTCGACGAACTGTTCACTCGCGTGTTGCACACCGAAGACGCGGCGCTGACCGCGGCGCGCGAGTCGACCGCCGCGGCAGGCATGCCCGCGATCGAGGTGTCGGCCCAACACGGCAAGCTGCTGTCTCTGCTCGCGACGGCGACGCGGGCGTCCCGCGTGCTGGAGATCGGGACACTCGCCGGCTACAGCACCATCAACCTGGCGCGCGGCGTCGGGCCGGCCGGTCGCGTCGTCACGCTCGAGTACGAGCCCGCGCACGCCGAGGTGGCGCGCGAGAACCTGGCCCACGCGGGCGTGGCCGATCGGGTCGAGATCATCGTCGGTGCCGCGCTGGACACGCTGCCCACGCTGGCCGGCCGCGGCGAGAGGTTCGACATGGTGTTCATCGACGCCGACAAGGAGAACAACGTCGGCTACGTCGAGTGGGCGATCAAGCTTGCCAACCCCGGCGCAATCATCGTGGTGGACAACATCGCTCGCTTCGGCCGGGTGCTGGAACCCGCACCGGACGACCATCAGGCCAAGGCCGTGCGCGACATGCTGGAGATGATGGGCAAGCACCCACGGCTGGAGACGGCCGCGATCCAGACCGTCGGAACCAAGGGCTGGGACGGCTTCGCGATCGCGATCGTGACGTAG
- a CDS encoding polysaccharide deacetylase family protein, whose protein sequence is MNRRHFIAGLSVATLGAIGLSRCATDGRPQVAGVAAEASKPAPRLLPPPPKTARIALPHGVLSILPGDGDLLALTVDDGVSSEVVHAYTQFAKDTGVRLTYFVNGIYRSWTDHVDLLRPLVDGGQIQLANHTWSHPDLTKLPLTDVAEQFRHNHDFLWKTYGVDVRPYYRPPYGAHNEHVDKVAGELGYTATTLWSGDLKDHAWIPADEVLRMAEQFFTPQTIVVGHLNHEPVTQVYDQLVELIRGRRLRTVTLDDVFLRP, encoded by the coding sequence ATCAACCGGCGCCACTTCATCGCGGGTCTGTCGGTGGCGACGCTGGGCGCGATCGGTCTGAGCAGGTGCGCCACGGACGGTCGCCCGCAGGTGGCGGGGGTGGCGGCCGAAGCGTCGAAACCGGCCCCGAGACTGTTGCCGCCCCCGCCGAAGACCGCCCGCATCGCACTGCCGCACGGGGTGCTCAGCATCCTGCCCGGGGACGGGGATCTGCTGGCGCTGACCGTCGACGACGGGGTCAGCAGCGAGGTGGTTCACGCCTACACCCAGTTCGCCAAGGACACCGGCGTGCGGCTGACGTACTTCGTCAACGGCATCTACCGGTCGTGGACCGACCACGTCGACCTGTTGCGGCCGTTGGTCGACGGCGGGCAGATCCAGCTGGCCAACCACACGTGGTCACATCCGGACCTGACCAAGCTGCCGCTGACCGATGTCGCCGAGCAGTTCCGCCACAACCACGACTTCCTCTGGAAGACATACGGAGTCGATGTCCGGCCCTACTATCGACCGCCGTACGGCGCGCACAACGAGCACGTCGACAAGGTGGCGGGTGAACTGGGCTACACCGCCACGACGCTGTGGTCGGGCGACCTGAAGGACCACGCGTGGATCCCTGCCGACGAAGTCCTCCGGATGGCCGAGCAATTCTTCACCCCGCAGACCATCGTGGTCGGCCACCTCAACCACGAACCCGTCACGCAGGTCTACGACCAACTCGTCGAACTCATCCGCGGGCGCCGGCTGCGCACCGTGACGCTGGACGACGTCTTCCTGAGGCCCTGA